The Tepidibacillus fermentans genome has a window encoding:
- the speE gene encoding polyamine aminopropyltransferase, which yields MKQLPSYIKKENDIYWLTEDERENLKISYRIREIVYFEKSPYQDVMILDSYDFGRMLVLDGVVQTTSIDGYIYNEMISHIPLNFHPNPKRVLIIGGGDLGAAQEVTKYDQVEKIDLVEIDQLVVEASKKYLSEISGDLSDPRVELIYHDGVEFVKNHHNQYDVIIVDSSDPIGPAKQLFEYEFYHHIYRALKEDGIMVCQSQSPLLHFDVLKQTYKHIQTLFPITRLYMTTVPTYPGGFWSFTLGSKKYDQLLPNIPFDKQTRYVNKDILYHSFSLPEFVHHKLNEI from the coding sequence ATGAAACAACTGCCAAGTTACATCAAAAAAGAGAATGATATATATTGGCTTACTGAAGACGAACGTGAAAATCTAAAAATTAGTTATCGTATTAGGGAGATCGTTTACTTCGAAAAATCTCCTTATCAAGATGTCATGATTTTGGATTCTTATGATTTTGGCCGTATGCTCGTTCTTGATGGTGTGGTCCAAACTACGTCAATAGACGGCTATATCTATAATGAGATGATCTCTCATATCCCATTGAATTTTCATCCTAACCCAAAACGGGTCTTGATCATTGGTGGTGGGGATTTAGGCGCCGCACAGGAAGTTACCAAATATGATCAAGTAGAAAAAATTGATCTCGTTGAAATTGATCAACTAGTCGTTGAAGCTAGCAAAAAATATTTATCTGAAATCTCCGGGGATCTCTCAGATCCACGTGTTGAATTGATTTATCATGATGGAGTTGAATTTGTAAAAAACCATCACAACCAGTATGATGTTATTATTGTTGACTCTTCTGATCCCATTGGGCCAGCCAAACAATTATTTGAATATGAATTTTACCATCATATATATCGAGCATTGAAAGAAGATGGAATTATGGTTTGTCAAAGTCAATCCCCACTCTTACATTTTGATGTTCTTAAACAAACGTATAAACATATTCAAACTCTTTTTCCGATTACCCGTTTATATATGACGACTGTTCCCACATATCCGGGAGGATTTTGGAGTTTCACCCTTGGATCAAAGAAGTACGATCAATTACTTCCAAATATTCCTTTTGATAAACAAACTCGTTATGTCAATAAAGATATTTTATATCATAGTTTTTCTCTACCAGAATTTGTTCACCATAAATTAAACGAAATTTAA